The stretch of DNA TTGGCGTCGCTGGTTTATACGCTTGCCGCGGCTGAACACGCTCTACTTCCTTATTTAGACGATCTACACTGACTTTAAACACTTCAGATGCATCTTGGACGACTTTATTTTTTAAAATATTGGAATTAATATAAGCCACATCGTCAAGAAACATACGATAATATTGTTCATATGCTAAATCATTATTTTGAATTTCATGTTGATAATGGTGTAGTTTAAAACTGACAAACGCTTTTTTTTCGGTTTTGATAAAGCTATTGAACTGTTCAGGACCAAATTTCATAATATACTCATCTGGATCGAGTTTTGAAGGTAATTGAACGACATAAACATTAAAATGTTGTTGCAATAGCTGTTGTCCTGTTTTGAGTGTGGCTTCTACCCCAGCAAAATCACCATCGAACATCAAAGTAATATGACTACACATCTTTTTTAAAAACGTGATATGGTCTTGTGATAATTGTGTCCCCATGCTTGCAACGACGTTTTTAATCCCTGCATCATCGGCTTTAATGACATCCATAAACCCTTCTAAAAGTATCACTTCGTCACTTTGTCGGATTTTTTTACGTGCTTGATTTAAATTATATAAAAGTTTTCTTTTTTGGAAAATAGGTGATTCCGGGCTATTTAAATATTTCGGTTCCTGACCATTATACGTACGACCAGAATAGCCGACTATACGCCCTTGTGCATTGGCAAGGGGGAAAATAATACGATCACGAAAGCGATCATAATAATTAAATTCCACATCATTTCTAGATAAAATACCGGCTTCATAACCCAGTTGTAAATCATATCCTTTTTTATTCATATAATCTGTAGCAAAGTGAGATGAATCTGGTGCATAACCGATTTTTCTAGCATCGATCATTTCATTCGTAAAGCCTCGTTCATACAAATATTGTAGCGCTTTTTCACCTTCAACTGTTTTATTCAACAGGTAGTGGTAGTATTCAAGGAGCTCTTCATGCATTTGAATCATCGTCAAATCATCAGAAGCCATATGCGACTGTTCTTGCGTTTCATGACTAATATCTACTTTGATATCAACACGCGCACCGAGTTGTTGCACTGCTTCGGTAAAAGAAACATTTTCAATTTCTTGAATGAATTGAAAGACATTGCCTCCTTTTTTACATCCAAAACAGTGACAAATTTGTTTGTCTTCTGAGACCGTGAAAGAAGGCGTCTTTTCATCATGAAAAGGACACAACCCAATATAATTGCGTCCTCTTTTTTCAAGCTTTACATATTCACTTACAATATCGAGTATATCTGATTTTTGCTTGATTTCATCAATTGTATTTTGTGGTATTCTCATTTCATCACCTTGTATCACAAATCATGTCTGAATCATCATTTCATTCATTTATATTCTTAAACAGTCGTTACATTATACAATTTATTCATGTTAGATGGAATGATTATGCTCAATAATTTGAATAATGTTATTCGCCGTTTCTTCAATGGCCTTATTCGATACATCCAATACAGGGCAACCAATGCGTTCAACAATTTGATTGAAATATGTTAGTTCTTCAGCAATACGTTGGTCAGTTGCATAACGTGCAGAGTCTGATAATCCCAATTGCTTTAGACGTTCTTTACGAATGGCATTCAATTTTTCAGAACTAATTTTAAGTGCCACACATTTTTTCGGATCAACATCAAATAAAGCTTCAGGTGGTGTGACTTCAGGCACAATGGGTACATTCATGACTTTATAACGTTTATGCGCTAAATATTGAGAAATTGGTGTTTTTGAAGTGCGTGAAATACCGATTAATACAATATCCGCTTTAGGAAGCCCTTTAGGATCTTTGCAATCATCATATTTTACCGCAAATTCCATAGCTTCGATTTTTTTGAAATAATCTTCATCCAGCTTATGCACGATACCCGGTTCGTTTAAAGGTTTTTGTTGAAATGTTTGCTCCATTACTTCTAATAGTGGTCCCATAATATCGACCGACTTAAGTTGGTTTTGTTCGATTTCTTTTTTAATGTATTTTCTAATATCTGGACGCACAAGCGTGTAAATAATGATTGATTCGGATTCTTTAGCGACTGCAATCACTTCATCAATATTTTCTGTCGTTTCAATATAAGGATAACGCAAAATATGAGGAGAATGTTCACAATCATCAAATTGAGAAATACACGCTTTTGCGACGAGTTCAGCTGTTTCGCCTACTGAATCTGATGCAATAATAATTTTTATATTTGCCATGGATCATCCTCCTAATCATCAAACAATGACACAAATAATTTAGTGATTGTTGTCTTTGAGATACGGCCAGTTACTTCAAATTTGCCGTTCTCCTTTTCTTTTACTATAGGGATTGAATCAATCTCTTTATGAATCATTTGCCGTGCTGCATATAAAATAAGATCATCTTCTCTCATCAATACGATGTTCGGCATACGCGTCATTATCATACTTACAGGCATCGTATGAATATCTTGACCCGCCATAGAGGCGCGCAGTAAATCTTTTCTCGAACATACACCCACCAGCTCATTTTCTTCATTGACGATAAACAATGTGCCAACGTCTTCGATAAAAATGGCACAAATGGCTTCATAAACATTAACTTGACTTTTCAAAATAACAGGCTGCGAGCGATAATCTTTGACTTTATATTGCTTAAATTTTTCAGTTAACAACTGTGAACTGGACTTCCCAGAATAAAAATAGCCTACGCGAGGTCGAGCTTCCAAAAAACCAGCCATCGTGAGGATTGCAAGGTCAGGTCTCAAAGTTGCACGCGTTAGATTGAGACGTTCAGCAATTTTTTCTCCAGTAATCGGTCCATCCATTTTTACAATTTCAACAATGTGTTCCTGTCTTGAATTGAGTTCGATCTGGGTCTCTGCCTATTTAAAACCGCTACATGTCGGTTATGCTAATTAAATAGCAGAAGTGCCTCCTTTTTGCATATTAGCACTATATTTTTTACATCCAATGATAATTAAAAATCAAACTATGCTTTGTAAAGCGTTGATCAGTTAGACGACGAATCGATGGTCTTCATTGCCCTATACGTTTCTTTTATTAAGTATATGCTCCATTATAACTTGTTATGTGATTACAGACAATTATGTTTTTTCTTGCCTTTCTATGGACTATAATTTAAAATTATAAACAAAGCGAGTTAAGAATGGTGAAAGCTTAACACTTCTATTTGGCTTGAATTTTAAACAAAATAAAAGTGAGTGGCGACACTAATTTGGGTGGAACCGCGGATTATTAAAATAATTCGTCCCAAGGCAAAGTTAATTCTTTGGCTTGGGATTTTTAATTTTTAAGGAGTGTGTTGTATGGAGAAAAAGAACATGGACAAAATTGTACAATTGGCAAAGCATAGAGGCTTTGTATTTCCAGGTAGTGAGATCTATGGTGGGTTAGCAAATACTTGGGATTATGGCCCACTCGGTGTTGAATTGAAAAACAATATAAAAAAAGCGTGGTGGAAAAAATTCATCACACAATCCCCTTATAATGTTGGTTTAGACGCAGCAATTTTAATGAACCCGAAAACTTGGGAAGCTTCAGGACACTTGGCGAACTTTAATGATCCAATGATTGATAACAAAGATAGTAAAATCCGTTATCGTGCGGACAAACTCATTGAAGATTACATGGCAAATGTAAAAGGCGATGAAAATTTCATTGCTGATGGGTTGAGTTTTGATGAGATGAAACGGATCATCGATGAAGAAGGAATCACTTGTCCTGTTAGTGGCACAGCAAACTGGACTGACATTCGACAATTCAATTTGATGTTTAAAACGTTTCAAGGCGTAACTGAGGACTCTACGAATGAAATCTTTCTACGTCCTGAAACAGCACAAGGTATTTTTGTGAATTATAAAAATGTACAGCGTACGATGCGTAAAAAATTACCTTTTGGTATTGGTCAAATAGGGAAATCATTCCGTAATGAAATCACTCCGGGTAATTTTATTTTCCGTACACGGGAGTTCGAACAAATGGAGTTGGAATTTTTCTGTAAGCCTGGTACTGAAATTGAGTGGCAAAATTACTGGAAAAACTTTGCCGCACAATGGCTAGAAAATTTAGGCTTAAACAAAGAGAACACGCGCTTACGCGACCATGATGAAGATGAGCTATCACATTATTCTAATGCAACGACTGACATCGAATATCGTTTCCCATTCGGTTGGGGCGAACTATGGGGTATTGCTAGTCGTACAGACTTTGATTTAAAACAACATAGTACACATTCAGGTGAAGACTTTAACTATCATGATCCTGAAACAAATGAAAAGTATTTGCCATATTGTATTGAGCCATCATTAGGTGCAGACCGTGTTACTTTGGCATTCCTTTGTGATGCATATGAAGAAGAAGGCATTGAGGGCAGTAACGATGCACGTACAGTGCTACACTTCCATCCTGCCATCGCACCATATAAAGCTGCAATATTACCGTTAAGTAAAAAGCTGTCTGCAGAAGCGATTAAAGTCTATGAACAATTGAGCGAATCATTTGCTGTAGATTTTGATGAATCACAGTCTATTGGTAAACGTTATCGTCGTCAAGATGAAATTGGTACACCATACTGTATCACTTTTGATTTTGATTCTTTAGAAGATCAACAAGTAACCGTTCGTGACCGTGATACAATGGAACAAGTTCGTATGCCAATTCACGAATTAAATGCATTTTTATCAGAAAAAGTAAAGTTTTAGTTAAGTTAATCACGCGATACAAGTAATAACGTAAAGATTTAGGCAAATTGAGATATGGATTACGTTAAAATTTTGCCCTGTTAACTTGTTGAAATGAAATGTTCGCGTGTTTGGGCATCGATTTTACATCGTCCTTTTCCCCATATCATGAGTTAAGGTGATATGGGGAACGGATGGATGTCCCCTATTTTTTAAAGAGATGTCATCGTCTAATATTTTCCGATTGTTCCTCGTACAGCATCAGACAACCCCCCCTAAACAAAACCCCATCGGCTCATTTATGATTACAAAAAAGGCAGGAAGTATGATCTTCCCACCTTAGAAATGCATGATTGCGCTAATCCGTATATCGCCTATCTGTCTCTAATCGATGCAGTTGGTTAATCATCCGTTGACTTTTAAAGTACATGCCGGCATATTCCTTATACAAAAGTAAAATGAATTGTGACATTTCTTCTATAATACTTTCTTGGATGCGTATGTCATTTATTTTTGTTAATGGCAAATTTTTTAAAACAAGCATGAGGTAAATCGTTTTGTTTGATAAAGGCAATGCTTTAGGGTCTTTATAAGCCACTTGTTGTGCAATCACCCCATTATACTTAAAGCTGTAATGAGAGAGATGAGCTGGATTGGTATCACCAGTTATCACGCACTGTGATAAATCAATATCGAATCCAAAATGTGTGATACACTTCAACATAACGATATTAGCGATCAGTTGTGGTGAAACACCGTGTTGAAAACGATGCAAGGCGAAGTGAAGCAGTTGATACATGCCTTGTTGCACTTCATCTGGCTCCATCGCACGATCGATCGTTTCAACGCACAAACTGCCATAACTATGGGCAAAGATATCTTGGCGGAGCTCGTAGTTGAGATGTAAAATGTCAACTGAGGTCAATGTGCCCATACCTTTCCATTTGTTATATATAAAAAGACCTTCTACAAAGCGTTGCGTCGTCGCTTGCAACCCAGATTTAACTTTTTTAGCCCGTCGGACCATGAGTGGTATTTTGGCGCCATGTTCGTTAAGTATCGTGATAATCTTATCAGACTCGCCATAATCTATGGCCTTAATAATAATCCCTTTTTGTTTAACAAGCATGTGAACACCACCTTTTTCAGCGCTTATTCATCTTCAACATAACCCATTTGTTTAATGAAAGTGGCTTTATTACGCCAATCTTTTTGCACTTTTACCCATAGATCAAGATAAACTTTAGAGCCGAGTAAATGTTCAATATCTCGACGTGCACGCTTGCCAATTTCTTTGAGTTTTTTACCTCCTTTGCCGATGACAATTCCTTTTTGTGAATCGCGCTCGACAAAGATAATGGCTTCAATATGAACACGATCTTCTGACTCCTGAATCATCTGCTCAACATGAACCCCAATGGCATGTGGGATTTCTTCACTCGTGGTTTGTAAAATCTTTTCACGGATTAATTCACTCACTACGAATTGTTCTGGATGGTCTGAAATTTGTCCATCTGGATAATATTGAGGCCCTTCTGGTAAATACGATTTTAAAACATTAATAAAATGATCGACATTATGGCCTTCAAGGGCAGAAATCGGGACAATTTCTGCAAAATCCATGTATTTTTGATATTGTTCAATTCTAGGCATCAATTGATCTGGATGTACGAGATCAATTTTGTTTAAGACTAAAAAGACGGGTGTTTGAATCGTTTTAAGCATGTCCATAATGTATTCATCACCGCGACCAATGGGTTCATTGACATTAACCATAAACATGACTGCATCGATTTCAGAAAGTGTGTTTTTAGCCACCTTCATCATATATTGTCCGAGCTTATGTTTCGGTTTATGAATGCCCGGTGTATCTAAAAATACGATTTGTGCACCTTGTTGGGTCATTACGCCTTGTATTTTGTTACGTGTCGTTTGAGCTTTGTCAGACATAATTGCAATTTTATGTCCGATGACACGATTGACGAATGTGGATTTTCCTACATTCGGACGACCGATAATCGTCACAAAGCCTGATTTGTGTTTATCCATTGTTTAAATCCTTTCCTGAAAAGCCGTATGGTAATAATTCATCAACTGTAGATTCACGCATCTCTCCAGTTTGATTCGTCATGTAAACTGGCATATCTCCGTCGCAAAGTTCTTTCATCACTTGACGGCACGGACCACAAGGTGATGCAAGTTCTGGACTGTCGACAGTGATGGTGATCGACTCAAAATCACCAGGACGATAGCCTTGTGATATTGCAGCAACAAGTGCCGAACGTTCGGCACAAATAGAAGAAGGATAGGCCGCATTTTCGACATTTGTCCCGTGAAATGTTTGGCCGTCTTTAGTAATTAAATATGCGCCTACTTTAAATTGACTGTATGGTGCATAGGCCTTTTGTTGTGCTTTTCTAACTTCTGTGTAGTGTTTTTCTGTATAGCTCATCTTTATCTTCTCCTCTTATAACATTGAAATCAACTTAGGTATTAAAATCGTACTCCCTGTTATCAGGGCAAATAGTGCAGCAAGTAATACACTGAATGCGGCAATGTCTTTAGCATATTTCGCATAGAGATGAAACTCTTCTGTTGTCATATCGACGACATACTCAATCGCGGTATTCAACGCCTCACTGATCAAGACTAAAAATATTGATAAAACAATGAATAACCATTCCGTCATGCTCAGTGAAAGCCACCATCCTAAAATGATAACAAAACAAGTGACAACGATATGGTATAAAAAATGACGATCTTTTCTTAAAATTGTGTAACAGCCTTCAATCGCATATTTAAAACGACGCATTACGTCTCCCTCGTTAATCCGAATTCATTTAATATTGCTTTTTGACGTTGAAACATGACTTTTTCATCCGCTTCTGTCATATGGTCATAACCTAATAAATGCAAAAATCCGTGAAGCGCTAAAAATCCTAATTCACGTTCAAGAGAATGTTGGTATTGCTCAGCTTGTTCTTGAGCGACATCTGTACAAATAATAATATCTCCCAATACTCGGGGCATTTCGATACCTTCAAAAATATCTTCCTGTTCTTCAAAAGCGAATGAAATGACATCCGTGACTTTATCTTTATTACGGTATTCACGATTAATCGCTTGAATTTCAGCCTTGTCAACAAAAGTCACTGAAACTTCAGCTTCCTCTTCAATGCCTTCTGCCGTTTTGGAAAATGTTAATAATTGTTCGATTTGTGTATACCATTCATCTTTGACTTGTCCTGTATGATCACTAAAATCAATTGTAAACATAAATTAGTCCTCCTCATATCTACTAATGATAAGACCTACTAATGGATGGCGTACAACATCTGCTTGATCTAATTGCTGTATCGCTAACCCTTTAATGTTTTTAAGACGCTGTTCAGCCTCAATCAAACCACTTTTCACGCCTCGTGGTAGGTCAATTTGCGTTTTATCACCTGTGACCACCATCTTTGAACCAAAGCCGAGGCGCGTAAGAAACATTTTCATTTGCGCATGTGTTGTATTTTGAGCTTCATCTAATATCACAAACGCATCATCTAAAGTTCTCCCTCGCATATAAGCTAAAGGCGCAATTTCAATGATTCCTCGTTCAATTAAACGCGCTGTATGTTCAGCGCCTAATACTGTATGAAGTCCATCATATAACGGACGTAAGTAAGGGTCGACTTTTTCCTTTAAATCACCAGGAAGAAATCCAAGCGATTCTCCAGCTTCAACAGCGGGCCTTGTGAGTACAAGTCGCTTTACTTGCCCACTACGCAATGCTTTGGCTGCATAGACCACTGCTAAAAATGTTTTTCCCGTTCCCGCTGGTCCAATACCAAAAACAAGGTCGTTATTTTTCATAGCGTGAACGTACATCCGTTGACCCATCGTTTTTGCACGAATCGTTTTGCCTCCAGCATCTTTCGTTATTTCTTCCTCAAATAAATCAATCAAGTGATCAATTTGGCCATTTTTAGCCATTTTGATAGCGGCTTGTACATCTTTTACAGTGATTGATACACCTTGTTCAATGACTTTTAATAAGTTAATAAGTACAGATTCAGCCTCTGTTACTGCAGTGACTGTCTCCCCTTTCACTGCCACTTCTTGTCCTCGAGCATGTATCACAACATCGAACGCATCTTCAATGAGGTGAATGTGTTCATCATTATTCCCCAATAAAGCTTGCGCTTGGTTGATGTCATCAATCTGAATCAATTCAGGCATAAAGTAACTCCTTTACTCATTTTATTAATATCAATGTATCAAAATACATTTATACATACAATTCATCGTTTATGTTTCTTGCACATCTATTATATCATGTTTGAAGCGTATTAGATGTATCATAAAGTGCTGGATTGATAGAATATTAAAATGATTTTTGGGTTTATAAGAACTTCGAATATTCATATGGAGTCACAGCCTCTTGTTCACAAAAAAGGCATAGAAATCAACCTATGTTATGGCGACATGCCGATGCTATATATGACATTCAAACATAAAAACAAGCATTTATCCAAAATGTCAATTTAAAGATAAACGCTTGTTTTGTTGAGAGTGAACTACCACCTATTAGGACGCTGTAAAATTTCTGACCAAATGACACCATTCACAACTTCATTTTCCGAAAATGTTAAATCACTTTGTTGTACTACGGTGTTGCTATTGTTTGCTAGTAACTGTTTGAGTTTGATTTCTTTTGTTCGTTTTGATAAGTAACGATCTTGAAGGATATCATTTGCACGACGTTGTATATGCGTCATCCGTTTTTGTCGTTCTTTGTCGAGCAATTTATCAATTTCTTGCATTTCATAATCTAGCATTTGTTGCAAATCAGCATGAGATTGTTGCTTTGCTTTTGAACCCGACGGCATTGATTCAGAACGCATAGGATGAGTCTGAGTTTGAGTAGGCATTACCTTTTTAGGTGTCCTTTGTTTTGTTTGTTGTGTCGGCTGTTCTTTTTGTTCATTTTCAGGAAACTCAAGTTCAAACGTTTCAAGTTTTTTCTGAACTTTTTCCATGAAAGTTTCAGATTTCGGTAATTCTTTTTGTGGTTGCTTCGGTTGTGGCCGATCTTTATGACTTTTATCAAAAACAGCTTGTATAATTGAAATGACAATGGTAATGATAAATATGATCGCTCCGATACTCATACAATCACCTCAATTCAATTATTGTTCTGGCGTTGAGTTGTTATTTTGAGTACTCTTATTGATGGCTTCTCTCATTCCTGTATCAGCTTCAATATTTTTAAGATTGTAGTAGTCTTTAACACTCATATTTCCAGAGCGTAATGCTTCCGCTAATGCAAGTGGCACTTGTGCTTCAGCTTCCACCACTTTGGCATGCATTTCTTGAACACGGGCTTTCATTTCTTGTTCTTGTGCAACTGCCATAGCACGTCGTTCTTCTGCTTTTGCCTGAGCAATGTTTTTGTCTGCAATGGCTTGTTCTGTTTGTAAGTCTGCACCTATATTTTTACTAATATCAACATCAGCGATATCAATAGATAAAATTTCAAATGCAGTTCCAGAATCCAATCCTTTACTTAATACAGTTTTTGAGATATTATCTGGATTTTCTAAGACTTGTGTGTGATGCTCACTTGAACCAATGGTAGAGACAATCCCTTCACCTACACGGGCGATAATCGTGTCTTCTCCGGCACCACCGACTAAGCGTGAAATGTTTGCACGAACAGTGATACGTGCTTTAGCTTTAACTTCAATTCCGTTCATTGCAACACCTGCGATAAAAGGTGTCTCAATGACTTTAGGATTTACTGACATTTGAACGGCTTCTAGTACATCGCGTCCAGCTAAATCAATCGCTGCCCCACGTTCAAATGGTAAATTGATATCAGCGCGTTGTGCAGCGATATTTGCATCAACCACACGGTCAACATTCCCACCTGCTAAATAGTGAGATTCAAGTTGATTTGTTGTCAAATGTAAACCTGCTTTGTGTGCTTTAATTAATGGACCAATAACTTTTCGTGGTGATACACGACGTAAACGCATTCCAATTAATGTTCCGATTCCAACTTTAACACCTGCAGCTAACGCTGAAATCCAAAGTCCTACAGGTACGAAGGAAAAAAGGATAAGTAAAGCAACAATCACTAATACAGCAATAATTAAAAATGTAACCAATCCACTTAGTATCAAATTCATTCACTCCTTAATCATTATTGTTCTCTTACGACGACACGTGTACCTTCAACTTCAATAATGGTCACTTTCATCCCTTTACTAATATATGAACCTTCTGAGACGGCATCAATTCGCTTATTATTAAAAATAATAATGCCAGAAGGTCGTAAGTCAGTAAATGTTTCAGCTGTTTCACCAACGAGATGCGATTGATCATTATGTGACGTATACCCAGATTCTTTATTGGTTGAATCTCGAAGTACAACTTTATCAAATAACGCAATACCTTTTTTAAAAAACTTCACTAAAATCACCCATTCAATTAGTGTCAAAATCAACGCACAGATGACATTAAAAAGCATGGTTGGCAAATGATTCCCCATTGTAATAAAGCTCCATACAATGAAAACCATTCCAATAATGCCTAAAACTGCGCCGAACACAAACAACTCAATTACAATCAAAATAGCACCAATCACAAACAATAAAATAGTAATCGTTGATAAACTACCTTGAATAATAAAGCCTAAAAAGATAAGCAATAATGCAAATAGTGCGATAATCCCACTAAAATTAAATTTTCGAGAATAAAGTTGGTAAATAAAACCTAAAAAGACTGCACACGTCAAAATAAGCGTCACCACTTGAGAAGTTAATACTTCACCTAACTGGTGAAAAATACTCGCGTCAGAAATTTTGCCTATTAGAGTGGTAGTATGTAGAAAATATCTAATATGCATGGGCCTCACTCCCTTCCTTGTAGTATACATGAAAATATAAAATTCTTATAGTGTTTGCCAAAAAGTTTGCCAATATTAATAAAATAAGATGAATATGATATCAATCCATTCATCTCCAAATTAAACCTTTTATCGCTTCTCTTCATTCAGTGAGTAAATAGAGAATGATAAATGTAACTAAAAAGAACATGGGAAGATGAAATTCATTTGATCTCATCTTCCCATGTTTCATATATCAGTATTTGAATGTTGAGGGAGTTCAACACAATCAATCATTATCTGAATTTACGTTTACGCGCAGCTTCAGATTTCTTTTTACGTTTTACGCTTGGTTTTTCATAAAATTCGCGTTTGCGAACTTCTTGAATTGTACCGCTTTTTGACACTGAGCGTTTAAAACGACGTAAAGCATCTTCTAATGATTCGTTTTTGCGGACTACTGTTTTAGACATCTGTATTTCCCTCCCTCCAAATATCAAAAAAACTTTTATTCATCATTACACAGTAAGATACCATGTATTGTATAGTATAAAATAAATCTTTTTCTCGGTCAATCTTCAAATTTACATTTTTTAGTTAATATGAATCTTTTCCGATGTAAACGTTAAAATATTAATGTATTGTTAACATATCAACATGTGGATTCATATGTCAAGAAATTAATGCTGCATCGATTTCTGAGCTATTGCTTGCATGTTCAACGATACGCAACAGTTGACCTTGATTGATTGGATAACCTGGCTGTGTAATTTTAACTTTACAAATTTGTCCAATTAAAGAATCATCACCGCTAAATTCTACTTTCATATAGTTGTCAGCATATCCAACAAGTTTCCCATCATTTGAACTATGCTCCTCAGGTATTACTTCTAATACATCATTTTCAAAACGAGAGGCATATGACTTAGCGAGCTGATGACTTAACTCGATTAATCGATGGACCCGTTCATTTTTGATTTCTTCATCTATTTGATCATCCATTCGTGCTGCCGGTGTTCCAATCCTTGGCGAGTATGGAAAGACATGCAATTCGGAAAAATGATGGTTGACGATAAAATCATAAGTTTCTTGAAATTCAGCTTCAGTTTCTCCAGGGAAACCCACAATGACATCACTTGTTACTGCTAATCCAGGTAAAGCCGCATGTAATTTTTGGATGCGCTCAGAAAAATGAGCCATCGAATATTTACGGCGCATACGTTTTAATACACTGTCCGATCCTGACTGCAGTGGAATGTGCAGATGGCGTACAACTTTTTGAGAATGCTGTAACACTTCGATGACTTCATCCGTTAATTGACTCGCTTCAATCGAAGAAATACGAATGCGTTCGAGGCCTTCTACAGTCTCCAGGTCTCGAAGTAATTGTGCTAAATTATAATCTTTTAAATCTTGACCGTATCCTCCGGTGTGAATACCTGTTAGTACGATTTCTTTATATCCAGAGCGAACTAATTGTGTCGCTTGTTCAATGACTTTTTGTGGATCTCTTGAACGCATCAACCCTCGCGCCCATGGAATAATACAAAATGTACAGAAGTTGTTACAGCCTTCTTGTATTTTGAGAGATGCACGCGTACG from Staphylococcus lutrae encodes:
- the dnaG gene encoding DNA primase; protein product: MRIPQNTIDEIKQKSDILDIVSEYVKLEKRGRNYIGLCPFHDEKTPSFTVSEDKQICHCFGCKKGGNVFQFIQEIENVSFTEAVQQLGARVDIKVDISHETQEQSHMASDDLTMIQMHEELLEYYHYLLNKTVEGEKALQYLYERGFTNEMIDARKIGYAPDSSHFATDYMNKKGYDLQLGYEAGILSRNDVEFNYYDRFRDRIIFPLANAQGRIVGYSGRTYNGQEPKYLNSPESPIFQKRKLLYNLNQARKKIRQSDEVILLEGFMDVIKADDAGIKNVVASMGTQLSQDHITFLKKMCSHITLMFDGDFAGVEATLKTGQQLLQQHFNVYVVQLPSKLDPDEYIMKFGPEQFNSFIKTEKKAFVSFKLHHYQHEIQNNDLAYEQYYRMFLDDVAYINSNILKNKVVQDASEVFKVSVDRLNKEVERVQPRQAYKPATPIQSNQFQFMQPNKYENAERAILKHFIVNKDVFLSFYQDIEESDFTNEYFKRIFSILREFYSKHDSFTMSEFITYIDHDQLKEVLIYLWDYPLNREPFENEIADYIQVMTEHRYSESIEMLHEKLREATRVGDTASQKYYLEMIVNKNRARLKNQE
- a CDS encoding pyruvate, water dikinase regulatory protein — its product is MANIKIIIASDSVGETAELVAKACISQFDDCEHSPHILRYPYIETTENIDEVIAVAKESESIIIYTLVRPDIRKYIKKEIEQNQLKSVDIMGPLLEVMEQTFQQKPLNEPGIVHKLDEDYFKKIEAMEFAVKYDDCKDPKGLPKADIVLIGISRTSKTPISQYLAHKRYKVMNVPIVPEVTPPEALFDVDPKKCVALKISSEKLNAIRKERLKQLGLSDSARYATDQRIAEELTYFNQIVERIGCPVLDVSNKAIEETANNIIQIIEHNHSI
- a CDS encoding helix-turn-helix transcriptional regulator, coding for MDGPITGEKIAERLNLTRATLRPDLAILTMAGFLEARPRVGYFYSGKSSSQLLTEKFKQYKVKDYRSQPVILKSQVNVYEAICAIFIEDVGTLFIVNEENELVGVCSRKDLLRASMAGQDIHTMPVSMIMTRMPNIVLMREDDLILYAARQMIHKEIDSIPIVKEKENGKFEVTGRISKTTITKLFVSLFDD
- a CDS encoding glycine--tRNA ligase gives rise to the protein MEKKNMDKIVQLAKHRGFVFPGSEIYGGLANTWDYGPLGVELKNNIKKAWWKKFITQSPYNVGLDAAILMNPKTWEASGHLANFNDPMIDNKDSKIRYRADKLIEDYMANVKGDENFIADGLSFDEMKRIIDEEGITCPVSGTANWTDIRQFNLMFKTFQGVTEDSTNEIFLRPETAQGIFVNYKNVQRTMRKKLPFGIGQIGKSFRNEITPGNFIFRTREFEQMELEFFCKPGTEIEWQNYWKNFAAQWLENLGLNKENTRLRDHDEDELSHYSNATTDIEYRFPFGWGELWGIASRTDFDLKQHSTHSGEDFNYHDPETNEKYLPYCIEPSLGADRVTLAFLCDAYEEEGIEGSNDARTVLHFHPAIAPYKAAILPLSKKLSAEAIKVYEQLSESFAVDFDESQSIGKRYRRQDEIGTPYCITFDFDSLEDQQVTVRDRDTMEQVRMPIHELNAFLSEKVKF
- the recO gene encoding DNA repair protein RecO, with protein sequence MLVKQKGIIIKAIDYGESDKIITILNEHGAKIPLMVRRAKKVKSGLQATTQRFVEGLFIYNKWKGMGTLTSVDILHLNYELRQDIFAHSYGSLCVETIDRAMEPDEVQQGMYQLLHFALHRFQHGVSPQLIANIVMLKCITHFGFDIDLSQCVITGDTNPAHLSHYSFKYNGVIAQQVAYKDPKALPLSNKTIYLMLVLKNLPLTKINDIRIQESIIEEMSQFILLLYKEYAGMYFKSQRMINQLHRLETDRRYTD
- the era gene encoding GTPase Era: MDKHKSGFVTIIGRPNVGKSTFVNRVIGHKIAIMSDKAQTTRNKIQGVMTQQGAQIVFLDTPGIHKPKHKLGQYMMKVAKNTLSEIDAVMFMVNVNEPIGRGDEYIMDMLKTIQTPVFLVLNKIDLVHPDQLMPRIEQYQKYMDFAEIVPISALEGHNVDHFINVLKSYLPEGPQYYPDGQISDHPEQFVVSELIREKILQTTSEEIPHAIGVHVEQMIQESEDRVHIEAIIFVERDSQKGIVIGKGGKKLKEIGKRARRDIEHLLGSKVYLDLWVKVQKDWRNKATFIKQMGYVEDE
- the cdd gene encoding cytidine deaminase, whose product is MSYTEKHYTEVRKAQQKAYAPYSQFKVGAYLITKDGQTFHGTNVENAAYPSSICAERSALVAAISQGYRPGDFESITITVDSPELASPCGPCRQVMKELCDGDMPVYMTNQTGEMRESTVDELLPYGFSGKDLNNG
- a CDS encoding diacylglycerol kinase family protein, encoding MRRFKYAIEGCYTILRKDRHFLYHIVVTCFVIILGWWLSLSMTEWLFIVLSIFLVLISEALNTAIEYVVDMTTEEFHLYAKYAKDIAAFSVLLAALFALITGSTILIPKLISML